A genomic region of Trichothermofontia sichuanensis B231 contains the following coding sequences:
- a CDS encoding undecaprenyl-diphosphate phosphatase → MTRLIPVIQTIIWLPIGTIAAADAATDAVMASPIKTTLTVGQAFVLGLIQGLTEFLPISSTAHLKVVPVVLGWGDPGVAFTAVIQLGSIVAVISYFWRDLVHISRGSLRALLTHKYQTLEFRMAVGIVLGTLPIVVAGILIKVLIPDFDRSPLRSLGAIAGASIVMSLLLAATEKWGAHQRKMATLTVRDGVSMGLAQALALIPGVSRSGSTLTAGLAIGLQRAAAARFSFLLGIPAITLAGVVELLGVLKDHPNGGSLLVLAVGVISSTIFSYLAIAWLLRYLQNHNTWVFVWYRLIFGSLILLGIALGILGNR, encoded by the coding sequence GTGACACGGTTGATTCCTGTAATCCAAACTATCATTTGGCTACCGATCGGGACGATCGCGGCTGCTGACGCAGCTACTGACGCGGTGATGGCTTCCCCAATCAAAACCACCTTAACTGTGGGACAGGCATTTGTCCTAGGTCTGATCCAGGGGCTAACGGAGTTTTTGCCGATCAGTAGCACGGCCCATCTAAAAGTCGTCCCCGTGGTATTGGGCTGGGGTGATCCGGGGGTTGCCTTTACAGCGGTGATCCAACTGGGCAGCATTGTGGCGGTGATTAGTTATTTCTGGCGAGATCTTGTCCACATTAGCCGTGGCAGTCTGCGTGCTCTACTTACCCATAAGTATCAAACCCTGGAATTTCGGATGGCGGTGGGGATTGTCCTCGGAACATTGCCGATCGTGGTGGCAGGTATCCTGATCAAGGTGTTAATCCCTGATTTTGATCGCTCCCCTTTGCGTAGCTTGGGGGCGATCGCGGGAGCCTCGATCGTCATGTCCCTGCTGCTAGCTGCGACCGAAAAGTGGGGCGCTCACCAGCGGAAAATGGCGACTCTGACGGTACGGGATGGCGTGAGTATGGGGCTAGCCCAGGCCCTGGCTCTGATTCCGGGGGTGTCTCGTTCCGGTTCTACGCTTACGGCTGGGTTAGCGATCGGTCTCCAGCGGGCCGCGGCAGCCCGATTTTCGTTCTTGCTGGGGATTCCGGCTATTACCCTAGCTGGGGTGGTGGAATTACTGGGCGTGCTTAAGGATCATCCCAATGGCGGTAGTCTGCTGGTCTTAGCCGTCGGCGTGATTTCGTCCACCATTTTTTCCTACCTGGCGATCGCCTGGTTACTGCGCTACCTACAAAACCACAATACTTGGGTCTTCGTCTGGTATCGCTTGATCTTTGGTAGCCTCATCCTCTTGGGGATAGCCTTGGGGATTCTTGGCAATCGTTAA
- a CDS encoding HEAT repeat domain-containing protein, translating to MPLFNLETIATQLESENSRDRMLALVSLRDVPAEEAVPLIKKVLTDESLQVRSMAVFALGIKPTPECLPLLAQLLGSDTDYGVRAAAAGALGYLGDRQAFEPLVRAFYEDTEWLVRFSAAVALGNLQDPRAQTVLVEALDSEDVVIQQAAIAAIGEIRALDAVEAILKFAQSEDWLTRQRLAEALGHLPSPKSVAALRYLAKDNHPQVRAAATFSLERLEGERERLESENRE from the coding sequence ATGCCTCTCTTCAACCTCGAAACGATCGCCACCCAACTGGAAAGCGAAAACTCCCGTGACCGGATGTTAGCGTTGGTTTCCCTACGGGATGTCCCTGCCGAGGAAGCTGTGCCCCTGATTAAGAAAGTCTTGACGGATGAAAGCTTACAGGTTCGCTCGATGGCCGTTTTTGCCCTAGGGATTAAGCCAACGCCGGAATGTTTGCCCCTATTAGCCCAATTACTTGGCAGCGATACTGACTATGGAGTACGGGCTGCTGCCGCTGGTGCCTTGGGCTATCTGGGCGATCGTCAAGCCTTCGAGCCATTGGTCCGTGCCTTTTACGAAGATACGGAATGGCTCGTGCGCTTTAGTGCCGCCGTTGCCCTTGGCAATCTTCAGGACCCCCGCGCCCAGACTGTCCTAGTGGAAGCGCTCGATAGTGAAGATGTCGTCATTCAACAGGCCGCGATCGCGGCGATCGGAGAAATTCGTGCCCTGGATGCCGTCGAGGCCATTCTCAAGTTTGCCCAATCCGAAGACTGGCTTACCCGTCAGCGTTTAGCCGAAGCCCTAGGCCATCTCCCTAGTCCCAAAAGTGTAGCAGCCCTCCGGTATCTTGCTAAAGATAACCACCCCCAGGTGAGGGCAGCCGCCACCTTCTCGCTCGAACGCTTGGAGGGCGAGCGCGAGCGCTTGGAAAGCGAGAATAGGGAATAG
- a CDS encoding Uma2 family endonuclease: MLILLTPKSQKNRSFRKTGYAEFQPDLAYYVGTKAKAIPSGTDVVNLDQYPVPDLVVEVAKSSLLDDRTVKRVLYEDMGIAEYWIVKVETAEVLAYQMSDRGSQRIEVSRVFPGLAIAILDQALQQSRTDDQSQVGAWLMTQFQPTTRSYGQSK, encoded by the coding sequence CTGCTGATACTGCTTACCCCAAAATCCCAGAAGAACCGTTCTTTTCGTAAAACGGGGTATGCCGAATTTCAACCAGACTTAGCCTATTACGTGGGTACCAAGGCCAAGGCTATTCCCAGTGGTACGGATGTCGTGAATCTTGATCAGTATCCTGTGCCGGATCTGGTTGTGGAAGTGGCGAAGTCCTCCCTACTCGACGATCGCACAGTAAAACGAGTGCTCTATGAAGACATGGGAATTGCTGAATATTGGATTGTGAAGGTGGAAACAGCGGAGGTATTGGCCTACCAGATGAGCGATCGTGGGAGTCAACGCATTGAGGTTTCCCGCGTGTTTCCTGGGTTGGCAATTGCGATTTTAGACCAAGCGTTACAACAAAGTCGTACTGATGATCAGTCACAGGTGGGGGCCTGGTTAATGACTCAGTTTCAACCCACTACCCGCAGCTATGGTCAATCCAAATAA
- a CDS encoding Uma2 family endonuclease: MTPTPPSPTLVPSDTWIPATWAEFLQIVDDPAYGKSKGYYCHGQMRLEMQVSVGFDHSQDHGVIALAINLYGILKGIPFTVLDNCSFGSSEFMVGALRAPTINSAFAIVYL, encoded by the coding sequence ATGACTCCCACCCCCCCCTCTCCCACCTTGGTTCCCAGTGACACCTGGATACCGGCCACCTGGGCAGAATTCCTCCAGATTGTGGATGACCCAGCCTATGGCAAGTCAAAGGGCTACTATTGTCATGGCCAGATGCGATTAGAAATGCAGGTATCCGTAGGCTTTGACCACAGTCAAGATCATGGGGTTATTGCCCTAGCCATCAACCTCTATGGCATTTTAAAAGGCATTCCGTTCACGGTTTTGGATAACTGTTCTTTTGGCTCTTCTGAGTTTATGGTGGGGGCGCTACGCGCCCCCACCATAAACTCAGCATTTGCGATCGTTTATTTGTAG
- a CDS encoding MFS transporter, which translates to MTDPQTFRPQGHFNFIKPEQRPILLVMLAAGSLTSVTGTIVTPLFPEIVTTLQIDTRWAGLLVSMHTLTTALFSPVWGILADRIGKVKVLVPALLAYALFGAIGAYMTSFASLLLSRALVGMASAGIAAASIGVLSSLYEGESRTKLMGYATSVLSVATIIFPILSGAIGRTWGWQWAFTLYGLGIPVAVAALWILREPAASQAAAVHLGQMQALRQTLQRSQVLVLFLGLGLASILFYIVIIYAPLHFRAAIGADTLLNGLILASRAVGAAVISAVGASRLASWLGSTYAIALGFGLMALTLITIPTLTFVPWIVLTALLFGVGFGIIMPNLYSVLSDLAPNQQRAGVLAIGTGCSSLGQFISPLLLGPVWRQTGIGVFYVGGGVAIAIALLSGLSRRTKGSGLPPVD; encoded by the coding sequence ATGACAGATCCCCAAACCTTTCGTCCCCAGGGACACTTCAATTTTATTAAACCGGAACAGCGTCCGATCCTGCTGGTGATGTTAGCAGCGGGCAGCTTAACCAGTGTTACGGGGACGATCGTGACGCCCCTTTTCCCGGAAATCGTAACTACACTCCAGATAGATACCCGTTGGGCCGGTCTACTGGTCAGTATGCATACGCTGACAACGGCTCTCTTCAGCCCAGTATGGGGAATTCTGGCCGATCGGATTGGCAAGGTGAAGGTTTTGGTGCCCGCTCTGCTGGCCTATGCCCTGTTTGGCGCGATCGGGGCCTATATGACCAGTTTTGCCAGTTTGCTGCTGTCGCGGGCACTGGTGGGGATGGCCAGTGCGGGGATTGCGGCAGCCAGTATTGGGGTATTGAGCAGTCTCTATGAAGGCGAGTCCCGCACCAAGCTGATGGGCTATGCCACCAGTGTCCTGTCGGTGGCGACGATTATTTTCCCGATCTTGAGCGGGGCGATCGGACGGACTTGGGGTTGGCAGTGGGCCTTCACCCTTTATGGCTTGGGAATTCCGGTGGCGGTGGCGGCACTCTGGATTCTGCGTGAACCTGCAGCCTCCCAGGCGGCTGCGGTGCACCTAGGTCAAATGCAGGCATTACGGCAAACTTTGCAACGCTCGCAGGTGCTGGTTCTGTTCCTGGGGTTGGGGCTGGCTTCGATTCTCTTTTACATTGTGATCATTTATGCACCCCTGCATTTTCGGGCGGCGATCGGGGCCGATACGTTGCTCAATGGTTTGATCCTGGCTTCACGGGCGGTTGGCGCAGCGGTGATCTCGGCGGTGGGAGCCAGTCGATTGGCAAGCTGGTTAGGCTCTACCTACGCGATCGCCCTAGGATTCGGCTTGATGGCCTTAACGCTAATCACCATTCCAACCCTAACGTTTGTGCCCTGGATTGTGCTAACGGCACTCCTGTTCGGGGTAGGCTTTGGGATTATCATGCCAAATCTCTATAGTGTGCTATCGGATCTGGCTCCCAATCAGCAACGGGCGGGGGTGTTAGCGATCGGGACGGGCTGCTCTTCCCTAGGTCAGTTTATCTCGCCGCTGCTGTTGGGTCCGGTGTGGCGACAGACGGGAATAGGGGTGTTCTATGTGGGAGGGGGAGTTGCGATCGCGATCGCGCTGTTGAGTGGCTTATCCCGCCGGACCAAGGGATCGGGGTTGCCCCCCGTGGATTAG
- a CDS encoding aminotransferase class I/II-fold pyridoxal phosphate-dependent enzyme, producing MEVIQEYMQAIYKHGLYPDEYICHHKQGSWVEIEAVPSGQRSKVLSFCSNDVLGLVQSDAVKQAAIDAILHYGTSNSSCSSLSGRIDLHRQLEQEISAFKHLPHTQLFLNAWMAMQALIDAYCHLAIPVPGFQNTRETLIMTDVLNHGCIVSAVANADNRSGKMFSHSPNVRVKAYRHCDTEDLARKLRRYAKPNDRILVVSDAVFSMDGDLAPLPQMVDILEHYPGSVLVMDEAHASGAIGANGGGIYEHFGMTPQQVLDRGVVPLIMTTFSKFAASAGAAISSHLPELIDLLEASPTSIGTISLPPATTAAALESIRQVRRHPELVHTLQANTRYLRARLTEEGFQAIGETNVIPVLLPPEINPKPFARHLLEHHRVWISPIWFIAKPRLRITATALHTQADMEQLVAGMVATREAFYKSMISA from the coding sequence GTGGAAGTAATTCAGGAGTATATGCAGGCCATCTATAAGCATGGTCTCTATCCAGATGAGTATATTTGTCACCACAAGCAAGGGAGTTGGGTGGAAATCGAGGCCGTACCCAGTGGACAACGTTCCAAGGTTTTAAGCTTTTGCAGCAATGACGTGTTGGGGCTGGTCCAGTCGGATGCGGTTAAGCAAGCCGCGATCGACGCCATTTTGCACTATGGCACCTCGAATAGCTCCTGCTCCTCCCTCAGTGGCCGCATTGACCTGCATCGACAACTCGAACAAGAGATTTCGGCCTTCAAGCATCTTCCCCATACCCAACTGTTCCTCAATGCTTGGATGGCCATGCAGGCCCTCATTGATGCCTATTGTCACCTGGCGATTCCGGTCCCTGGCTTCCAAAATACCCGCGAAACCTTGATCATGACCGATGTGCTGAACCACGGTTGTATCGTCTCCGCTGTGGCCAATGCGGACAATCGCTCCGGCAAAATGTTCAGCCACAGCCCCAACGTGCGGGTCAAAGCCTACCGCCATTGTGATACGGAGGATCTGGCTCGGAAATTGCGGCGCTATGCGAAGCCGAACGATCGCATTCTGGTGGTGTCGGATGCAGTGTTCTCGATGGACGGGGATCTGGCCCCCCTGCCGCAGATGGTCGATATTCTGGAACACTATCCCGGTAGTGTGCTGGTGATGGATGAGGCCCATGCCAGTGGAGCGATTGGGGCCAATGGGGGAGGTATTTATGAACACTTTGGCATGACCCCCCAACAGGTTCTCGATCGCGGGGTAGTGCCGTTGATTATGACTACATTTTCTAAGTTTGCGGCCTCAGCAGGGGCCGCGATTAGTAGCCACCTGCCAGAGTTGATCGACCTCCTAGAGGCCTCGCCCACGTCGATTGGAACCATTTCCCTGCCCCCGGCCACAACGGCGGCAGCCCTCGAAAGTATTCGCCAGGTCCGTCGCCACCCGGAATTGGTGCATACCCTCCAAGCCAATACTCGTTATCTCCGAGCGCGACTGACTGAGGAAGGCTTTCAAGCGATCGGGGAAACCAATGTCATTCCTGTGCTATTACCGCCAGAAATTAATCCTAAACCCTTTGCCCGCCATTTGTTAGAACACCACAGGGTTTGGATTTCACCCATCTGGTTTATTGCTAAACCTCGCCTGCGGATCACGGCGACAGCCCTCCATACCCAGGCAGATATGGAGCAATTGGTGGCCGGGATGGTGGCTACCCGTGAGGCGTTTTATAAGTCAATGATTAGTGCCTAA
- a CDS encoding heavy metal translocating P-type ATPase has protein sequence MPVTPDVASPVIATPPSETEATPDMPVSTLVLDVEGMRCAGCVQAVERRLRQQPGVIAASVNLITKVATVRVATPSANADEPKVPTAETLAAQLTQMGFPSQPRLEASFSQATALAKLETEQQQAFQAQLSQLLLAVGLLVLSAIGHLAHILDIDLPGFDNIWFHAGLATLALLGPGRAILRDGAQGLYHGVPNMNTLVGLGMLSAYLASGVALLFPQLGWECFFDEPVMLVGFILLGRTLEQRARDRASASLRHLMTLQPAIARLVTDRPELADSYVPTQHVEIATESVRIGDWLYVLPGEKIPVDGIVRIGQTRVDESMLTGEALPVVKQVGDTIAAGTLNQSGAIVLEATHTGQNTRLAQIIALVEAAQTRKAPIQRLADQVAGYFTYGVMTIAVLTFVFWYYLGTHLFPDVLLPPTHWMSHGHWTMATAAILPTSPLLLSLKLAIAVLVVACPCALGLATPTAILVGTGLGAERGLLIRGGDVLERVHRIDTIVFDKTGTLTTGTPQVTDCVLLSQIAAEPFIQPFQHNLSTPPTNPDVVLQLAATVEQGTDHPLAAAILQAATDRHLPLLAAQAIQTEAGFGVTAIVADQQISVGRAIWLQQQGVAIDPDQPPGSDLEAQGKTVVYVAVNRQLVGWLAIADTLREDAPETIAALQRLGLRVMLMTGDRPPVAAAIAQHLHLEPDHVLAEVNPATKAAVIQALQAQGQRVAMVGDGINDAPALAQADVGIALASGTEIAAESAQILLLSDRLRDVLAAIALSRATFNKIQQNLFWAFAYNLVAIPAAAGAFLPAWGLLLSPAMAGALMASSSVTVVVNALLLRAQPGPITACKLSPSCPRFSLLYPHS, from the coding sequence ATGCCTGTTACCCCTGACGTTGCTTCGCCGGTGATCGCGACTCCTCCCTCGGAGACAGAGGCCACCCCAGACATGCCGGTATCAACCTTGGTGTTGGATGTGGAGGGAATGCGCTGTGCAGGGTGTGTCCAGGCTGTGGAGCGACGCTTGCGGCAACAGCCAGGGGTCATTGCAGCGTCGGTCAATTTGATCACGAAGGTGGCAACGGTGCGGGTGGCCACTCCTTCAGCAAACGCCGATGAGCCAAAAGTCCCAACTGCCGAAACCCTGGCTGCCCAATTAACCCAAATGGGGTTTCCCAGCCAACCGCGACTAGAGGCATCCTTTTCCCAAGCAACAGCCCTGGCCAAACTGGAAACAGAGCAACAACAGGCATTCCAGGCGCAACTGTCCCAATTGCTGCTGGCGGTCGGGTTACTGGTGTTGTCGGCGATCGGGCATTTAGCCCACATTCTGGACATCGATCTTCCGGGTTTCGACAATATCTGGTTCCATGCCGGGTTGGCGACCTTGGCCTTGCTGGGGCCAGGTCGGGCGATCCTGCGGGATGGTGCTCAGGGGCTATACCACGGCGTTCCCAATATGAACACCCTGGTGGGGCTAGGGATGCTTAGTGCTTACTTGGCCAGTGGTGTGGCGTTGCTATTCCCCCAGTTGGGCTGGGAGTGCTTTTTCGATGAACCCGTGATGCTGGTCGGTTTTATCCTCCTGGGCCGCACGCTGGAGCAGCGTGCTCGCGATCGGGCTTCGGCTTCCTTGCGTCACCTAATGACGCTGCAACCCGCGATCGCACGGTTGGTCACCGATCGGCCTGAACTAGCCGATAGCTATGTCCCTACCCAACACGTTGAAATTGCGACCGAGTCCGTGCGCATTGGGGATTGGCTCTATGTATTACCGGGGGAAAAAATCCCGGTGGATGGCATCGTGCGCATCGGCCAAACCCGTGTTGATGAATCAATGCTCACGGGCGAAGCCCTGCCTGTGGTGAAGCAGGTGGGGGATACCATTGCGGCGGGCACCCTGAATCAGTCGGGGGCGATCGTCCTAGAGGCCACCCACACTGGCCAGAACACGAGGCTAGCCCAGATTATTGCCCTCGTGGAAGCCGCCCAAACCCGCAAAGCTCCCATTCAACGCTTGGCCGATCAGGTAGCGGGCTATTTCACCTACGGTGTAATGACGATCGCTGTGCTCACCTTCGTGTTTTGGTATTACCTGGGAACCCATCTTTTCCCAGATGTTCTGTTGCCACCCACCCACTGGATGAGCCACGGTCACTGGACAATGGCCACAGCCGCTATACTGCCCACCTCACCACTGTTATTGAGTTTAAAACTGGCGATCGCGGTACTGGTGGTGGCCTGTCCCTGTGCTCTGGGGCTGGCGACCCCGACGGCAATCCTCGTAGGAACAGGGCTAGGGGCTGAACGGGGCCTCCTGATTCGGGGCGGGGATGTGCTGGAGCGGGTGCATCGGATTGACACGATCGTCTTTGATAAAACCGGCACCCTGACCACGGGCACCCCACAAGTGACCGATTGTGTGCTGCTGAGCCAAATAGCAGCAGAGCCTTTCATCCAACCCTTCCAACACAATCTGTCCACCCCGCCCACTAACCCTGATGTTGTGCTGCAACTGGCAGCCACTGTGGAACAGGGTACGGATCATCCCCTGGCTGCTGCTATCCTGCAAGCAGCGACTGACCGGCACCTGCCCCTCCTGGCAGCGCAAGCGATCCAAACGGAAGCGGGGTTTGGTGTCACCGCGATCGTGGCGGATCAACAGATCAGTGTTGGTCGAGCTATCTGGCTGCAACAACAAGGGGTGGCGATCGACCCTGACCAGCCCCCCGGCAGCGATTTAGAAGCTCAGGGAAAAACGGTTGTTTATGTAGCCGTTAATCGCCAACTCGTTGGTTGGTTAGCGATTGCTGATACCCTACGGGAAGATGCTCCGGAGACCATCGCCGCCCTGCAACGGTTGGGACTACGGGTCATGCTCATGACGGGGGACCGCCCCCCCGTGGCTGCCGCGATCGCTCAACATCTGCACCTCGAGCCCGACCATGTCCTAGCCGAAGTCAATCCAGCGACAAAAGCGGCTGTGATTCAAGCCCTACAAGCCCAAGGTCAGCGAGTGGCGATGGTAGGGGATGGCATTAACGACGCCCCTGCCCTAGCGCAAGCGGATGTGGGAATTGCCCTGGCATCGGGGACCGAGATTGCCGCTGAATCCGCCCAGATCCTACTCCTGAGCGATCGACTCAGGGATGTCCTCGCCGCGATCGCCCTCAGTCGCGCCACGTTTAACAAAATCCAGCAAAACCTCTTCTGGGCCTTTGCCTATAACTTAGTGGCCATTCCCGCCGCTGCTGGGGCCTTCTTACCCGCCTGGGGGCTACTCCTGAGTCCGGCGATGGCCGGAGCACTGATGGCTAGTAGTTCGGTTACCGTGGTGGTGAATGCCTTGTTGTTACGAGCGCAGCCGGGACCTATCACTGCTTGCAAATTGTCCCCCAGTTGCCCTCGCTTCTCACTTCTCTATCCTCACTCCTAA
- a CDS encoding FHA domain-containing protein: MTLDTKQHLLIVEDDKGRREFVLNASLYSIGRDPRCDIRLASQFVSRRHATLVQLPQEDGTFYYRVVDGNLKGKPSANGLLINGRKLQAHDLQNADEIVFGPQVRAIYYLLNRDEGTPVPPDEFDITLISPNMVGRPEESAS, translated from the coding sequence ATGACATTAGATACAAAACAACACCTATTGATTGTTGAAGATGATAAGGGGCGGCGTGAGTTTGTCTTAAACGCTTCCTTGTATTCAATCGGGCGTGATCCTCGCTGCGATATCCGTCTGGCTTCCCAATTTGTATCACGACGCCATGCCACCCTGGTTCAATTACCCCAGGAAGATGGTACTTTCTACTATCGAGTTGTGGATGGGAACCTCAAAGGTAAACCCAGTGCCAATGGTCTGTTGATTAACGGGCGTAAGCTTCAGGCGCATGACCTGCAAAATGCCGATGAGATCGTCTTTGGGCCGCAAGTACGGGCAATCTACTATTTACTGAACCGAGATGAGGGGACACCTGTTCCTCCCGATGAGTTTGACATTACCTTGATTAGCCCCAACATGGTTGGGCGACCAGAGGAGTCAGCCTCGTAG
- a CDS encoding DUF3122 domain-containing protein produces the protein MSPLTTLRSSIFTGVSSWIAQGVVICRQGCFSIGLALVILLTGAIVPPPALAVLRQVEEAPGQVVYQSRQSVRDRDGHTWQVIAFERLKPNGERSVYLRLVGFPGIADIDRSQPLTLTTSLGQVLTADDASGQIFTDASRPEPNVSQYDLEPIVAKLPAGLPLSLSLAMTDGNTVVLNIPPALVQEWQAVLNPPPSEV, from the coding sequence ATGTCGCCGCTAACAACCCTGCGATCAAGCATCTTTACAGGGGTCTCTAGCTGGATAGCGCAAGGGGTGGTTATCTGCCGCCAGGGCTGCTTCAGCATTGGGTTGGCCCTCGTGATACTGCTAACGGGGGCGATCGTGCCGCCACCGGCCCTGGCAGTTCTCCGCCAAGTGGAGGAAGCACCGGGGCAGGTTGTCTACCAATCCCGCCAGAGCGTTCGCGATCGTGACGGTCATACCTGGCAAGTGATCGCCTTCGAGCGGTTAAAACCCAACGGTGAGCGATCGGTCTACCTGCGGTTGGTGGGTTTTCCAGGGATAGCTGACATTGATCGATCTCAGCCCCTGACGCTCACAACCTCCCTCGGCCAGGTGCTGACGGCAGACGATGCCTCTGGCCAAATTTTTACCGACGCTAGCCGTCCAGAACCCAACGTGAGCCAGTATGACTTGGAGCCGATCGTAGCCAAATTACCGGCTGGTTTACCCCTGAGCCTCAGTCTAGCCATGACTGATGGCAACACTGTAGTGCTTAACATTCCCCCAGCCCTTGTGCAGGAATGGCAAGCAGTGCTTAATCCTCCCCCATCAGAGGTGTAG
- a CDS encoding NAD(P)/FAD-dependent oxidoreductase → MANVVVIGAGLGGLPTAYELRHLLPSEHTVTLIAEHPQFTFIPGLIRVALDLEPIAHMQLPLAPLAKRHGLELVTSRVTHMDLQAQQITVADGRTIAYDYVAIATGPGLAFDQIPGFGPHGGYTHSVCNASHALEAREAWLAFLDDPGPLVVGAAPGAGCFGPAYEFALMADWILRRKGIRDRVPITMVTPEPYTGHLGVSGVKNAKELTQGLLQKQGIEAIDNAAITEITADQVILEDGRRIPQRYAMILPAFRGVQFIHQVPGLGNDKGFIPILPTHQHPQFPSVYALGVSVHLAQPDKTRVPIGMPKSGQMTEAMGMAVARNIAVALGAVAGSPQVPTLEAICFAEFGDTGILYVAAPVIPDPVTGQRRYSYAVQGPWVVWAKTAFERYFMVKMRAGSAMPWFERLGLRLLFGVDLVRPQPPVAPKEVASV, encoded by the coding sequence ATGGCAAACGTAGTGGTTATTGGGGCTGGCTTAGGGGGACTACCGACGGCCTATGAACTGCGGCATCTCCTGCCGTCAGAGCATACGGTTACCTTGATTGCGGAGCACCCTCAATTTACCTTTATCCCAGGCTTGATCCGCGTTGCGCTTGATCTGGAGCCGATAGCGCACATGCAGTTGCCATTGGCCCCCTTGGCTAAGCGACATGGTCTGGAACTGGTGACGAGTCGCGTCACTCACATGGATCTACAGGCCCAACAGATTACCGTTGCCGATGGGCGCACGATCGCCTACGACTATGTGGCGATCGCGACGGGACCAGGGCTAGCTTTTGATCAGATTCCCGGTTTTGGTCCCCACGGGGGGTATACCCATTCTGTCTGTAATGCCTCCCATGCCCTTGAAGCGCGGGAAGCGTGGTTAGCATTTTTAGACGATCCTGGTCCGTTGGTTGTGGGGGCTGCGCCGGGAGCTGGCTGTTTTGGGCCTGCCTATGAATTTGCGCTAATGGCTGACTGGATTCTACGGCGTAAAGGGATTCGCGATCGGGTGCCTATCACAATGGTGACGCCTGAACCCTATACCGGTCACCTGGGAGTGAGTGGCGTTAAAAATGCCAAGGAGTTAACCCAGGGGTTGTTGCAGAAGCAAGGCATTGAGGCGATCGACAACGCTGCTATCACCGAAATTACGGCTGACCAGGTGATCCTTGAGGATGGTCGCCGGATTCCCCAACGCTATGCGATGATTCTGCCCGCTTTTCGAGGGGTGCAATTTATCCATCAAGTCCCCGGCTTGGGCAATGACAAAGGTTTTATTCCCATTCTGCCCACGCACCAGCATCCCCAATTCCCATCGGTTTATGCCCTTGGCGTGAGTGTTCACCTGGCCCAACCGGATAAGACGCGGGTGCCGATCGGGATGCCCAAGAGTGGCCAGATGACCGAAGCGATGGGGATGGCCGTTGCCCGTAATATTGCCGTGGCCCTAGGGGCAGTGGCGGGATCTCCCCAGGTTCCCACCCTCGAAGCTATTTGCTTTGCTGAATTTGGGGATACTGGCATTCTCTATGTCGCTGCCCCCGTTATCCCCGACCCGGTTACCGGCCAGCGTCGCTATTCCTATGCGGTGCAAGGTCCCTGGGTTGTCTGGGCGAAGACCGCCTTTGAACGCTACTTCATGGTCAAAATGCGGGCGGGATCTGCCATGCCCTGGTTTGAACGCTTGGGACTGCGTCTCCTGTTCGGGGTAGATTTAGTGCGCCCCCAACCACCGGTGGCACCGAAGGAAGTTGCCAGTGTCTAA
- the yidD gene encoding membrane protein insertion efficiency factor YidD produces the protein MKFLLILPIRFYRTFISPLFPPVCRFQPTCSQYAIEAIERFGPIRGSWLALRRLLRCHPLHPGGYDPVPPLEASTPRRKQRCQ, from the coding sequence ATGAAGTTCCTATTAATTCTGCCGATTCGTTTCTACCGCACCTTCATTTCGCCGCTGTTCCCGCCCGTGTGTCGCTTTCAACCGACCTGCTCCCAGTATGCGATCGAAGCGATCGAGCGCTTTGGGCCAATCCGGGGAAGTTGGCTGGCCCTGCGCCGCCTCCTGCGTTGCCATCCCCTCCATCCCGGTGGCTACGATCCCGTGCCTCCTTTAGAAGCAAGCACGCCACGCCGTAAACAACGCTGTCAATAA